One Angustibacter luteus genomic window carries:
- a CDS encoding VOC family protein, with the protein MQMRLELIPVPVTDVDRAKEFYVRAGFNADHDQTVHEGLRFVQLTPPGSACSICLGIGITQMEPGSQQGLQMVVGDADAAREVLLARGIEVGDVDEQPWGRFLYFSDPDGNSWAIQEIVIPGQG; encoded by the coding sequence CTGCAGATGAGGCTCGAGCTGATCCCCGTCCCGGTCACCGACGTGGACCGCGCCAAGGAGTTCTACGTGCGCGCCGGGTTCAACGCCGACCACGACCAGACCGTGCACGAGGGGCTGCGTTTCGTGCAGCTCACCCCGCCGGGGTCGGCCTGCTCGATCTGCCTCGGGATCGGCATCACCCAGATGGAGCCGGGCAGCCAGCAGGGTCTGCAGATGGTCGTCGGGGACGCCGACGCCGCGCGGGAGGTGCTGCTCGCCCGGGGCATCGAGGTCGGTGACGTCGACGAGCAGCCGTGGGGTCGCTTCCTCTACTTCAGCGACCCCGACGGCAACTCGTGGGCGATCCAGGAGATCGTGATCCCCGGGCAGGGCTGA
- the def gene encoding peptide deformylase, whose amino-acid sequence MSIQDIRLFGDPVLRTPALEVIDFDKELRQLVKDLTDTMCDAPGVGLAAPQIGVGLRVFTYWVDDELGHLVNPSLDLSSEQQDGDEGCLSLPGLAFDTPRALRVVAKGQNMHGEPVVIEGSELLARCIQHETDHLDGILFIDRLDREQRKMAMKAIRDADWAGLSAPVLKVSPHATFGKAL is encoded by the coding sequence GTGTCGATCCAGGACATCCGCCTGTTCGGGGACCCCGTGCTGCGCACGCCCGCGCTCGAGGTCATCGACTTCGACAAGGAGCTGCGCCAGCTCGTCAAGGACCTCACCGACACCATGTGCGACGCCCCCGGCGTCGGCCTGGCCGCCCCGCAGATCGGCGTCGGGCTGCGCGTCTTCACGTACTGGGTGGACGACGAGCTCGGCCACCTGGTCAACCCCAGCCTGGACCTGTCCTCGGAGCAGCAGGACGGCGACGAGGGCTGCCTGTCCTTGCCCGGCCTGGCGTTCGACACCCCCCGGGCGCTGCGCGTCGTGGCCAAGGGCCAGAACATGCACGGCGAGCCGGTGGTGATCGAGGGCTCCGAGCTGCTCGCCCGGTGCATCCAGCACGAGACCGACCACCTGGACGGCATCCTGTTCATCGACCGGCTCGACCGCGAGCAGCGCAAGATGGCCATGAAGGCGATCCGGGACGCCGACTGGGCCGGTCTGTCCGCGCCCGTGCTCAAGGTGAGCCCGCACGCCACCTTCGGCAAGGCGCTGTAG
- a CDS encoding primosomal protein N': MTTAEQSEGDDQLALVPAPRAAARAAARKRAAKPPPGLAEVDPVAEVVVDVPLAHLDRRFEYSVPAPLADTAVPGARVKVRFAGQDLDGFVVVRKPAAEHAGRLSPLRRVVSPEPVLGEQLLWLCRAVADRWAGTLGDVLRLAVPPRHAQAEAEESAPAVRAAPAPVPDPTVWSRYAGGSAFLDRVASGAAPRAAWTATPSAGEDALDWPHAIAVAAATAAAAGRGALVVLPDTRDVARVDHALRAVDPASDHVVLTADLGPKVRYRAWLRAARGHARVVVGTRAAMFAPVQDLGLVVCWDDGDDLHAEPHAPYPHVREVLALRAGQDSAAALFGGFVRTAEVERMVRAGWARPIEVGATELRRAAPRVLLAGEGHEPERDPGAASARLPSIAWRTASAALATSPVLVQVPRRGYVPALACQSCRTPAHCRSCHGPLALPDGQGAPRCRWCGVSDPSWTCPECGERRLRSVVVGARRTAEELGRAFPGVPVVTSGGGAVVAQVPDRPALVIATPGAEPVAHGGYGAALLLDPWALLGRSDLRASEEALRRWVNAAALVRSSDRGGVVVLGGPGGLPPVEALVRWAPTWHSARELEARQSLGFPPARTVATLTGPASAVEDLVVSAQLGPDVEVLGPVAIPAQVGGRPGRAAGRVSDVDEPVVRILLRTTPSQREALSSALRASAAVRSAAKRAGSVRVQVDPLDLV, from the coding sequence GTGACCACGGCGGAGCAGAGCGAGGGGGACGACCAGCTCGCCCTCGTTCCGGCTCCGCGGGCCGCGGCCAGGGCGGCCGCTCGCAAGCGGGCCGCCAAGCCACCACCCGGCCTGGCGGAGGTCGACCCGGTGGCGGAGGTCGTGGTCGACGTCCCGCTGGCGCACCTGGACCGGCGGTTCGAGTACTCCGTCCCGGCGCCGCTCGCCGACACGGCCGTGCCCGGTGCGCGGGTCAAGGTCCGCTTCGCCGGGCAGGACCTGGACGGCTTCGTCGTGGTGCGCAAGCCGGCTGCGGAGCACGCGGGACGGCTCAGCCCCCTGCGGCGCGTCGTCTCACCCGAGCCGGTGCTCGGCGAGCAGCTGCTGTGGCTGTGCCGGGCGGTCGCGGACCGCTGGGCCGGCACGCTCGGCGACGTCCTGAGACTGGCCGTCCCGCCGCGGCACGCGCAGGCGGAGGCCGAGGAGTCGGCGCCGGCCGTTCGCGCCGCTCCGGCTCCGGTGCCGGACCCGACCGTGTGGTCCCGCTACGCCGGTGGCAGCGCGTTCCTCGACCGGGTCGCGTCGGGCGCCGCGCCGCGGGCGGCGTGGACCGCCACCCCGTCGGCCGGCGAGGACGCGCTGGACTGGCCGCACGCGATCGCGGTCGCCGCGGCGACCGCCGCGGCCGCGGGCCGTGGTGCCCTGGTCGTGCTCCCGGACACCCGCGACGTCGCGCGGGTGGACCATGCCCTGCGGGCCGTGGACCCTGCCAGCGACCACGTCGTGCTGACCGCCGACCTCGGGCCGAAGGTTCGCTACCGGGCCTGGCTGCGCGCCGCTCGTGGGCACGCCCGGGTCGTGGTCGGGACGCGCGCGGCGATGTTCGCGCCGGTGCAGGACCTCGGACTGGTGGTCTGCTGGGACGACGGTGACGACCTGCACGCTGAGCCGCACGCGCCGTACCCGCACGTGCGCGAGGTGCTCGCGCTGCGGGCCGGCCAGGACTCCGCCGCCGCGCTGTTCGGGGGGTTCGTCCGGACCGCCGAGGTCGAGCGGATGGTGCGGGCCGGCTGGGCCCGACCGATCGAGGTGGGCGCGACCGAGCTGCGCCGGGCGGCCCCGCGGGTGCTGCTGGCCGGCGAGGGCCACGAACCCGAGCGCGACCCCGGCGCCGCGTCGGCCCGCCTGCCGTCCATCGCCTGGCGGACGGCGTCCGCGGCCCTGGCGACCTCCCCGGTGCTGGTCCAGGTGCCGCGCCGCGGCTACGTGCCGGCACTGGCCTGCCAGAGCTGTCGGACGCCGGCGCACTGCCGTTCCTGCCACGGGCCGTTGGCGTTGCCCGACGGCCAGGGCGCGCCACGCTGCCGGTGGTGCGGCGTCAGCGACCCGAGCTGGACCTGCCCGGAGTGCGGCGAGCGGCGGCTGCGCTCAGTCGTGGTCGGTGCCCGACGGACTGCGGAGGAGCTGGGGCGCGCCTTCCCGGGGGTCCCGGTGGTCACCAGCGGCGGGGGTGCCGTGGTCGCCCAGGTGCCGGACCGCCCGGCCCTGGTCATCGCCACCCCGGGCGCCGAGCCGGTCGCCCACGGCGGCTACGGCGCGGCGCTGCTGCTCGACCCGTGGGCGCTGCTGGGCCGCAGCGACCTGCGCGCGTCGGAGGAGGCGCTGCGGCGCTGGGTGAACGCCGCTGCGCTGGTCCGCAGCAGCGACCGGGGTGGGGTCGTCGTCCTGGGTGGGCCGGGTGGGCTGCCCCCGGTCGAGGCGCTGGTCCGCTGGGCGCCGACCTGGCACAGCGCGCGCGAGCTGGAGGCGCGGCAGTCCCTCGGCTTCCCGCCGGCCCGCACGGTGGCCACGCTCACCGGTCCGGCGTCCGCCGTCGAGGACCTGGTCGTCTCGGCCCAGCTGGGTCCGGACGTCGAGGTGCTGGGCCCCGTCGCGATCCCGGCCCAGGTGGGAGGCCGCCCCGGTCGGGCCGCCGGCCGGGTCTCGGACGTCGACGAACCGGTGGTGCGCATCCTCTTGCGGACCACGCCGTCGCAGCGCGAGGCGCTGAGCTCGGCGCTGCGCGCCTCCGCGGCGGTCCGCAGCGCCGCCAAGCGGGCCGGCAGCGTCCGGGTCCAGGTCGACCCGCTGGACCTGGTGTAG
- the coaBC gene encoding bifunctional phosphopantothenoylcysteine decarboxylase/phosphopantothenate--cysteine ligase CoaBC, whose protein sequence is MLGVGGGIAAYKVAHLLRLLTESGHDVRVVPTRAALEFVGEPTWAALSGQPVHTDVWQDVHEVPHVRLGRDADLVVVAPATADLLARAAHGLADDLLTNTLLTARCPVLMAPAMHTEMWEHPATQANVLTLRDRGVVVLDPASGRLTGADTGPGRLPEPEQIFAACRALLGSSPAVATPQDLAGRTVLVSAGGTREPLDPVRFLGNRSSGKQGYALAAVAASRGADVVLVSSSSLPDPAGVRVVRVETAEQLRTAVLAEAPSADVVVMAAAVADFRPARFTDHKIKKSDDGGSPVIELVRNPDILAELAAHRTRPGQVVVGFAAETGDAQGSVLDHARAKLARKGCDLLVVNEVGVDKTFGSDDNTVVVLDAAGGERPVEHALDPGTKTEVAAGVWNVVTRRLAARAG, encoded by the coding sequence GTGCTCGGCGTCGGGGGTGGCATCGCCGCCTATAAGGTCGCCCACCTGCTGCGCCTGCTCACCGAGAGCGGTCACGACGTCCGGGTGGTCCCGACCCGGGCCGCGCTGGAGTTCGTGGGGGAGCCGACCTGGGCCGCGCTGTCCGGCCAACCCGTGCACACCGACGTCTGGCAGGACGTGCACGAGGTGCCGCACGTCCGGCTCGGCCGCGACGCTGACCTCGTGGTCGTCGCGCCGGCCACGGCCGACCTGCTGGCTCGTGCGGCGCACGGGCTGGCGGACGACCTGCTGACCAACACCCTGCTGACGGCCCGGTGCCCCGTCCTGATGGCCCCGGCGATGCACACCGAGATGTGGGAGCACCCGGCCACGCAGGCCAACGTCCTGACGCTGCGCGACCGTGGCGTCGTCGTGCTTGACCCGGCGTCCGGCCGCTTGACCGGCGCCGACACCGGGCCGGGTCGGCTGCCCGAGCCCGAGCAGATCTTCGCGGCCTGCCGGGCGCTGCTGGGGTCCAGCCCCGCCGTCGCCACCCCGCAGGACCTGGCCGGGCGCACCGTGCTGGTGAGCGCCGGTGGGACGCGTGAGCCGCTGGACCCGGTGCGGTTCCTGGGCAACCGGTCGTCCGGCAAGCAGGGTTACGCGCTCGCCGCCGTCGCGGCGTCCCGCGGCGCCGACGTCGTCCTGGTCAGCTCGTCGTCGTTGCCCGACCCGGCCGGCGTCCGGGTGGTCCGGGTCGAGACGGCTGAGCAGCTGCGCACGGCGGTGCTGGCCGAGGCGCCCTCGGCGGACGTGGTCGTGATGGCCGCCGCCGTGGCCGACTTCCGACCGGCCCGGTTCACCGACCACAAGATCAAGAAGTCCGACGACGGCGGGTCGCCCGTGATCGAGCTGGTCCGCAACCCGGACATCCTGGCCGAGCTGGCGGCGCACCGGACCCGCCCGGGCCAGGTCGTGGTCGGTTTCGCGGCCGAGACCGGGGACGCGCAGGGCAGCGTGCTGGACCACGCGCGGGCCAAGCTGGCGCGCAAGGGCTGCGACCTCCTGGTGGTCAACGAGGTCGGCGTCGACAAGACCTTCGGGTCGGACGACAACACGGTCGTGGTGCTGGACGCAGCCGGCGGCGAGCGGCCCGTCGAGCACGCGCTCGACCCCGGAACCAAGACCGAGGTCGCGGCCGGTGTCTGGAATGTGGTCACCCGCCGTCTCGCTGCGCGGGCGGGCTAG
- the gmk gene encoding guanylate kinase, whose protein sequence is MSDVARRRLTVLAGPTAVGKGTVSAFVRDQYPQVWLSVSATTRSPRPGEVDGVHYHFVDDARFDAMVAGGELLEWAVVHGRNRYGTPRGPVEAALAAGQAALLEIDLQGARQVRETMPQARFVFLAPPSWDELVRRLVGRGTESEEERERRLRTAREELAAEPEFDVTIVNDDVQRASAALVQQMGLAI, encoded by the coding sequence GTGAGCGACGTCGCTCGACGTCGGCTCACGGTCCTCGCCGGCCCGACCGCGGTCGGCAAGGGCACGGTCTCGGCCTTCGTGCGCGACCAGTACCCGCAGGTCTGGCTCTCGGTGTCGGCGACGACCCGGTCGCCCCGCCCCGGCGAGGTGGACGGCGTGCACTACCACTTCGTGGACGACGCCCGGTTCGACGCGATGGTGGCCGGCGGCGAGCTGCTGGAGTGGGCAGTCGTGCACGGGAGGAACCGCTACGGCACGCCGCGCGGCCCGGTCGAGGCCGCCCTGGCGGCGGGCCAGGCCGCCCTGCTCGAGATCGACCTGCAGGGCGCTCGACAGGTCCGCGAGACGATGCCGCAGGCCCGCTTCGTCTTCCTCGCCCCGCCCAGCTGGGACGAGCTCGTGCGCCGGTTGGTGGGCCGTGGCACGGAGTCGGAGGAGGAGCGCGAGCGGCGGCTGCGCACGGCGCGCGAGGAGCTCGCGGCGGAGCCGGAGTTCGACGTGACGATCGTCAACGACGACGTGCAGCGGGCCAGCGCGGCGCTCGTGCAGCAGATGGGTCTCGCGATCTGA
- a CDS encoding RsmB/NOP family class I SAM-dependent RNA methyltransferase → MTPPPRRRSAQRPAERARRADPARQAAFDTLRAVATEDAYANLVLPGLLRERRITGRDAGFATELAYGTLRMQGLYDAVLAECCTRPLDELDDGLLDALRLGAHQLLGMRVPPHAAVSETVALVRHQVGHGPGGLANAVLRRVGERDVDAWVAQLAPDAATDPQGHLALAHSHPLWVVRAFREALAGRGVPAERLDDELADLLAADNAAPEVTLVARPGLTEPEELLAAGGTAGRWSPYAVRWPAGDPGQLAAVREGRAGVQDEGSQLVALALADAPLDGRDERWLDLCAGPGGKAALLGALGARRGASLTAVELAPHRADLVRHAVAALGDAVDVRAADGRALGEQEPAAYDRVLVDVPCSGLGALRRRAEARWRRTPADLATLAPLQRALLASALDAVRPGGVVAYVTCSPHVAETRLVVDDVLRTRPDVELLDAVPLVDAPDTSTLEGSGTVQLWPHRHGTDAMFLALLRRR, encoded by the coding sequence GTGACGCCGCCGCCGCGCCGCCGCTCGGCCCAGCGGCCCGCCGAACGCGCTCGGCGCGCCGACCCGGCCCGCCAGGCCGCGTTCGACACGCTGCGGGCCGTGGCCACCGAGGACGCCTACGCCAACCTGGTGCTGCCGGGCCTGCTGCGGGAGCGCCGGATCACCGGACGGGACGCCGGCTTCGCCACCGAGCTCGCCTACGGCACCCTGCGGATGCAGGGCCTGTACGACGCCGTGCTGGCCGAGTGCTGCACCCGCCCGCTGGACGAGCTGGACGACGGGCTGCTGGACGCTCTGCGGCTCGGCGCGCACCAGCTGCTGGGCATGCGCGTCCCCCCGCACGCCGCCGTCAGCGAGACGGTCGCACTGGTCCGCCACCAGGTCGGTCACGGTCCCGGCGGCCTGGCCAACGCCGTCCTGCGCAGGGTCGGCGAGCGCGACGTCGACGCCTGGGTCGCGCAGCTCGCGCCCGACGCGGCGACGGACCCGCAGGGGCACCTGGCGCTCGCGCACAGCCACCCGCTGTGGGTGGTCCGGGCCTTCCGTGAGGCACTGGCCGGGCGCGGGGTGCCGGCCGAGCGGCTGGACGACGAGCTCGCCGACCTGCTCGCCGCGGACAACGCCGCGCCCGAGGTCACCCTGGTGGCCCGGCCCGGCCTGACTGAGCCGGAGGAGCTGCTGGCCGCCGGCGGCACGGCGGGTCGCTGGTCGCCGTACGCCGTGCGCTGGCCGGCCGGGGACCCCGGGCAGCTCGCTGCGGTCCGCGAGGGCCGGGCCGGCGTGCAGGACGAGGGCAGCCAGCTGGTCGCGCTCGCCTTGGCCGATGCCCCGCTCGACGGACGCGATGAGCGCTGGCTCGACCTGTGCGCGGGGCCGGGCGGCAAGGCCGCGCTGCTCGGGGCGCTCGGTGCCCGTCGGGGTGCGTCGTTGACCGCGGTCGAGCTGGCCCCGCACCGAGCGGACCTGGTCCGGCACGCGGTGGCCGCGTTGGGAGACGCCGTCGACGTGCGGGCCGCCGACGGGCGCGCCCTCGGTGAGCAGGAGCCGGCGGCGTACGACCGGGTGCTGGTCGACGTCCCGTGCAGCGGGCTCGGTGCGCTGCGCCGCCGGGCCGAGGCGCGCTGGCGCCGGACCCCGGCCGACCTGGCCACGCTCGCGCCGCTGCAGCGAGCCTTGCTGGCGAGCGCGCTGGACGCCGTTCGGCCCGGTGGCGTCGTCGCCTACGTCACCTGCTCGCCGCACGTCGCGGAGACCCGCCTCGTGGTCGACGACGTCCTGCGCACGCGTCCCGACGTCGAGCTGCTGGACGCGGTGCCGCTGGTCGACGCACCGGACACCTCAACGCTCGAGGGCTCCGGGACCGTCCAGCTGTGGCCGCACCGGCACGGCACCGACGCGATGTTCCTCGCGCTGCTCCGCCGCCGCTGA
- a CDS encoding YafY family protein, producing MSTSARMLELLSLLQTHRYWPGAELAGRLEVSPRTLRRDVERLRDLGYPVDAGRGVGGGYQLRAGATLPPMLLDADEAVAVAVALRTAAAGSVAGIDQAALGALAKIVQVMPPPLRRRVDAIQEYTVPAATSGPAVQAGDLTVLAQACRDGERVSFQYRAREREPGPRSVDPHRLVAVGRRWYLLGWDVDRADWRTFRLDRLSRSAPSGARFRPRAIPGGDAAEFVRTAIASRPRLDVLVELAAPADQVRAAVGGWGTLEPVDDQTCRLHVQADSFDWVVLLLAVTGAEFTVVRPAELVGHLEHTARRLLRGTGGAR from the coding sequence ATGTCGACGAGCGCGCGGATGCTCGAGCTGCTGTCGCTGCTGCAGACGCACCGCTACTGGCCGGGTGCCGAGCTGGCGGGCCGGCTCGAGGTGAGCCCGCGCACCCTGCGCCGGGACGTCGAGCGGCTGCGCGACCTCGGCTACCCGGTTGATGCCGGGCGCGGCGTGGGCGGCGGCTACCAGCTCAGAGCGGGCGCGACGCTGCCCCCGATGCTGCTGGATGCCGACGAGGCCGTCGCCGTCGCCGTCGCGCTGCGCACCGCAGCAGCGGGTTCGGTGGCGGGCATCGACCAGGCCGCGCTCGGCGCACTGGCCAAGATCGTCCAGGTCATGCCCCCGCCGCTGCGCCGCCGGGTGGACGCGATCCAGGAGTACACCGTGCCGGCGGCCACGTCCGGCCCGGCCGTGCAGGCCGGGGACCTGACGGTGCTGGCCCAGGCCTGCCGGGACGGCGAGCGGGTCTCCTTCCAGTACCGGGCGCGCGAGCGTGAACCCGGCCCGAGGTCCGTCGACCCGCACCGCCTGGTGGCAGTGGGCCGGCGCTGGTACCTGCTCGGGTGGGACGTCGACCGGGCCGACTGGCGCACGTTCCGGCTGGACCGGCTCTCACGCAGTGCCCCGTCGGGCGCTCGCTTCCGTCCGCGGGCGATCCCGGGCGGCGACGCCGCCGAGTTCGTCCGGACCGCCATCGCGTCGCGGCCCCGGCTGGACGTGCTGGTCGAGCTCGCCGCGCCGGCCGACCAGGTGCGGGCGGCGGTCGGTGGCTGGGGGACCCTCGAGCCGGTGGACGACCAGACGTGCCGGCTGCACGTGCAGGCGGACTCCTTCGACTGGGTGGTGCTGCTGCTCGCCGTCACGGGTGCGGAGTTCACGGTGGTTCGTCCCGCCGAGCTCGTCGGGCACCTCGAGCACACGGCGCGGCGCCTGCTGCGGGGGACCGGCGGGGCGCGCTGA
- a CDS encoding zinc ribbon domain-containing protein, which translates to MTQERPWFGARVYAFLFRFLGPAELGPASQEPTAAADPEFACPVCGSPMSAHTWTQDAGRRRMVCPTPPVPQP; encoded by the coding sequence GTGACGCAGGAGCGACCGTGGTTCGGGGCCCGGGTGTACGCCTTCCTGTTCCGGTTCCTCGGCCCCGCGGAGCTGGGACCGGCCAGCCAGGAGCCGACGGCAGCCGCCGACCCCGAGTTCGCCTGCCCGGTGTGCGGCTCGCCGATGTCGGCCCACACCTGGACCCAGGACGCCGGGCGGCGCCGGATGGTCTGCCCGACCCCGCCCGTGCCGCAACCGTAG
- the fmt gene encoding methionyl-tRNA formyltransferase, whose amino-acid sequence MRLVFAGTPDAAVPALRAVLASSHEVVAVVTRPDAPAGRGRRLAASPVGELAAEAGLEVLKPQRPREPEFLARLTELAPDCCPVVAYGALLPQPVLDVPRHGWVNLHFSLLPAWRGAAPVQRALMAGDQVTGASTFRLEAGMDTGPVFGVMTETVRPRDTSGDLLARLAEAGAGLLVATLDAIEEGTVNPQPQPAEGVSLAPKVEVADAQVDWTAPASRVDRLVRACTPAPGAWTTFGGERLKLGPVEPVSVADDGPLAAGVLQVTRRDVLVGTGSTPVRLGSVQPPGKRPMAAADWARGARLESGRQLGPEADR is encoded by the coding sequence GTGCGCCTCGTCTTCGCGGGCACCCCGGACGCCGCCGTCCCGGCCCTGCGCGCCGTGCTGGCGTCGTCCCACGAGGTGGTCGCCGTGGTCACTCGGCCCGACGCCCCCGCCGGTCGCGGTCGCCGGCTCGCCGCGTCCCCGGTGGGCGAGCTCGCCGCCGAGGCCGGCCTCGAGGTGCTCAAGCCGCAGCGGCCGCGCGAGCCCGAGTTCCTGGCCCGGCTCACCGAGCTCGCGCCCGACTGCTGCCCGGTCGTCGCCTACGGCGCCCTGCTGCCGCAGCCGGTGCTGGACGTCCCGCGGCACGGCTGGGTGAACCTGCACTTCTCGCTGCTACCGGCGTGGCGAGGCGCGGCACCGGTGCAGCGGGCGCTGATGGCCGGCGACCAGGTGACCGGCGCCAGCACCTTCCGGCTCGAGGCCGGGATGGACACCGGGCCGGTATTCGGCGTGATGACCGAGACGGTGCGCCCCCGCGACACCAGCGGTGACCTGCTCGCCCGACTCGCCGAGGCCGGCGCGGGTCTGCTGGTCGCCACCCTGGACGCCATCGAGGAGGGGACCGTCAACCCGCAGCCGCAGCCGGCCGAGGGCGTCAGCCTCGCCCCCAAGGTCGAGGTCGCCGACGCCCAGGTGGACTGGACGGCCCCGGCGAGCCGCGTGGACCGGCTGGTCCGGGCGTGCACCCCGGCCCCCGGCGCCTGGACGACGTTCGGCGGCGAGCGCCTCAAGCTCGGCCCGGTCGAGCCGGTGAGCGTCGCCGACGACGGCCCGCTGGCCGCGGGAGTGCTTCAGGTCACCCGCCGTGACGTCCTGGTGGGTACCGGCTCGACGCCGGTCCGGCTGGGCAGCGTGCAACCCCCGGGCAAGCGCCCCATGGCGGCCGCGGACTGGGCGCGCGGCGCCCGGCTGGAGTCCGGCCGGCAGCTCGGGCCCGAGGCCGACCGGTGA
- the rpoZ gene encoding DNA-directed RNA polymerase subunit omega translates to MSGTIAVPEGITNPPIDDLLKVADSKYALVIYGAKRARQINAYYSQLGEGLLEYVGPLVETHVHEKPLSIALREINEGLLTSEPAEA, encoded by the coding sequence GTGTCCGGCACCATCGCTGTTCCCGAAGGCATCACGAACCCCCCGATCGACGACCTGCTGAAGGTCGCCGACTCGAAGTACGCCCTGGTCATCTACGGCGCCAAGCGCGCCCGTCAGATCAACGCCTACTACTCCCAGCTCGGCGAGGGCCTGCTCGAGTACGTCGGCCCGCTGGTCGAGACGCACGTGCACGAGAAGCCGCTGAGCATCGCACTGCGCGAGATCAACGAGGGTCTGCTGACCTCCGAGCCTGCCGAGGCGTGA
- the metK gene encoding methionine adenosyltransferase, translating into MSRASQQPLHPRRLPVSSLRLFTSESVTEGHPDKICDQISDAILDAMLADDPRSRVAVETMVTTGLVHVAGEVTTSSYVDIPRIVRDTVLRIGYDSSTKGFDGNSCGVEVSIGAQSPDIAQGVDDAYERRAEGTIDPLDAQGAGDQGLMFGYACTDTPELMPLPIFLAHRLAERLTEVRVSGELAYLRPDGKTQVTIGYEGDRAVRLDTVVLSTQHAADISLEGMLTPDIEADVVKPVLSQIDFDLDTSSTRLLVNPTGRFEIGGPMGDAGLTGRKIIVDTYGGMARHGGGAFSGKDPSKVDRSAAYAMRWVAKNVVAAGLASRCEAQVAYAIGKAHPVGLYVETFGTEQVDPAAIGKAISEVFDLRPAAIIRDLDLLRPIYARTAAYGHFGRTDADGFTWERTDRVDALKAAVGA; encoded by the coding sequence ATGAGCCGCGCCAGCCAGCAGCCGCTGCATCCGAGGAGATTGCCTGTGTCGTCCTTGCGCTTGTTCACGTCCGAGTCCGTCACCGAGGGCCACCCGGACAAGATCTGTGACCAGATCAGCGACGCGATCCTGGACGCCATGCTCGCTGACGACCCGCGCAGCCGGGTCGCGGTCGAGACGATGGTCACGACGGGCCTCGTGCACGTCGCCGGGGAGGTGACGACGTCGTCCTACGTGGACATCCCCCGGATCGTGCGCGACACCGTGCTGCGGATCGGCTACGACTCCTCCACCAAGGGCTTCGACGGCAACTCCTGCGGCGTCGAGGTCTCGATCGGCGCGCAGTCCCCGGACATCGCCCAGGGCGTCGACGACGCGTACGAGCGCCGCGCGGAGGGCACCATCGACCCGCTGGACGCCCAGGGCGCCGGCGACCAGGGCCTGATGTTCGGTTACGCCTGCACCGACACCCCCGAGCTGATGCCGCTGCCGATCTTCCTGGCGCACCGGCTGGCCGAGCGGCTGACCGAGGTCCGCGTGTCCGGTGAGCTCGCCTACCTGCGCCCGGACGGCAAGACCCAGGTGACCATCGGCTACGAAGGCGACCGCGCGGTGCGGCTCGACACGGTCGTGCTGTCCACGCAGCACGCCGCGGACATCTCGCTGGAGGGCATGCTCACGCCCGACATCGAGGCCGACGTCGTCAAGCCGGTGCTGTCCCAGATCGACTTCGACCTGGACACCTCCTCGACCCGCCTGCTGGTCAATCCGACGGGCCGGTTCGAGATCGGCGGCCCGATGGGCGACGCGGGCCTGACCGGCCGCAAGATCATCGTCGACACCTACGGCGGCATGGCCCGGCACGGCGGCGGCGCGTTCAGCGGCAAGGACCCGTCGAAGGTCGACCGCTCGGCCGCCTACGCGATGCGCTGGGTCGCCAAGAACGTGGTCGCGGCCGGCCTGGCGTCCCGCTGCGAGGCGCAGGTCGCCTACGCGATCGGCAAGGCGCACCCGGTGGGCCTGTACGTCGAGACGTTCGGCACCGAGCAGGTCGACCCGGCCGCGATCGGCAAGGCGATCAGCGAGGTCTTCGACCTGCGCCCCGCCGCGATCATCCGCGACCTCGACCTGCTGCGGCCGATCTACGCCCGCACCGCGGCCTACGGCCACTTCGGTCGTACGGACGCCGACGGCTTCACCTGGGAGCGCACCGACCGGGTCGACGCGCTCAAGGCCGCCGTCGGCGCCTGA